In Trifolium pratense cultivar HEN17-A07 linkage group LG7, ARS_RC_1.1, whole genome shotgun sequence, a genomic segment contains:
- the LOC123893669 gene encoding tryptophan--tRNA ligase, chloroplastic/mitochondrial: MGVVSHYAIPSCFIPSLSCAASTLIRSRRLRPSFRCCTTLSSTSPQTPTPSPTSIKKRVASGVQPTGSIHLGNYFGAIKNWVALQNEYDTLYFIVDLHAITLPHDAQQLSRDTKSTAAIYLACGIDPSKASVFVQSHVRAHVELMWLLSSTTPIGWLNKMIQFKEKSRKAGDDEVGVALLTYPVLMASDILLYQTDFVPVGEDQKQHLELTRDLAARVNNLYGGRKWKKLGGRGGSIFKVPEPLIPPTGARIMSLTDGTSKMSKSAPSDQSRINILDPKDLIVNKIKRCKTDSFPCLEFDNPERPECNNLLSIYELASGKTKEEVVKECENMNWGTFKPLLTDALIDHLHPIQVRYEELMSDSGYLDKVLEDGARKAADIADATVHNVYQAMGFSRRQ, translated from the exons ATGGGTGTTGTTTCTCATTACGCAATTCCTTCATGCTTTATCCCATCGCT GTCATGTGCAGCTTCAACTCTCATTCGTTCTCGCCGCCTCAGACCATCCTTCCGATGCTGTACCACTCTTTCTTCAACCTCTCCACAGACTCCTACTCCGTCCCCAACCTCTATCAA AAAACGAGTTGCCTCAGGAGTTCAACCTACTGGTTCAATTCACCTTGGAAACTACTTTGGCGCCATCAAGAATTGGGTTGCCCTTCAG AATGAGTATGATACACTTTACTTCATTGTGGATCTACATGCG ATTACATTACCTCATGATGCACAACAGTTATCTAGGGATACAAAGTCAACTGCAGCCATTTACCTTGCATGTGGGATAGATCCTTCAAAG GCTTCAGTTTTTGTCCAGTCCCATGTCCGTGCACATGTAGAATTGATGTGGCTGCTAAGTTCCACAACACCAATTGGCTGGCTGAACAAAATGATACAGTTTAAAGAGAAATCTCGCAAGGCG GGAGATGATGAAGTTGGGGTTGCTCTTTTGACTTATCCGGTTCTGATGGCTTCTGATATTCTTCTATATCAG ACTGATTTTGTCCCTGTTGGTGAAGATCAAAAGCAGCATTTGGAGTTGACCCGTGACTTAGCTGCACGGGTTAATAATTTATATGGAGGAAGAAAGTGGAAGAAATTAGGCGG GCGAGGTGGTTCTATATTTAAG GTTCCAGAGCCCCTTATACCTCCAACCGGAGCTCGAATTATGTCCCTAACTGATGGCACTTCGAAG ATGTCAAAGTCTGCACCTTCTGATCAATCCAGAATCAATATTCTTGATCCTAAAGAT CTTATAGTAAACAAGATCAAACGTTGCAAAACTGATTCATTTCCATG CTTGGAATTCGACAATCCTGAGAGGCCTGAATGTAATAATCTTCTTTCCATATACGAGCTTGCTTCTGGAAAGACAAAAGAG GAAGTTGTGAAGGAATGCGAAAACATGAATTGGGGCACATTCAAACCTCTTTTAACAGATGCCTTGATTGACCATTTGCATCCCATTCAG GTTCGCTATGAGGAACTCATGTCAGATTCAGGTTATTTAGACAAAGTATTAGAAGATGGTGCTAGAAAAGCAGCAGATATAGCGGATGCTACAGTTCATAACGTATATCAAGCAATGGGATTTTCGAGGAGACAGTGA